A DNA window from Ranitomeya imitator isolate aRanImi1 chromosome 2, aRanImi1.pri, whole genome shotgun sequence contains the following coding sequences:
- the FUT11 gene encoding alpha-(1,3)-fucosyltransferase 11, with protein MKTRDPWIIGNMRCCDVFCVLYVGQYSPKSGHSSWRTIWYFIAGSILLTGTWADSEQWDSPEHLDISEGEAMWMDSTIDDTFADRHNGDPMYDDQFPEDSYIEQSTAAMPGQWDQSSFQPSSMLSTAELGTVMVDSYRGPGNSDARSNKELPILLWWSENLFPHFPGDTERIDCPLSSCMVTKDKRVKLHKRTKSIIFYGTDFRAYEAPLPRMPHQTWALFHEESPMNNYVLSHLPGIRLFNYTATFRRESDYPLTLQWLPTIGYLQNPAVSVAEKNKWRQKGYAPILYMQSHCDVPSDRDRYVKELMKYIQIDSYGQCLKNRQFSSKRLEDTSTATTEDGEFMAFTARYKFHLAMENAICADYMTEKLWRPMHIGAIPVYRGSPSVNDWMPNNHSIILIDDFATPKELAAFIVSLDKDDDLYLRYLGYKKPGGIVNRLLLASMETREWGVNDMTAPNYLNGFECFVCDQENDRAKAEKKHKKTQGKSPSPVPHIAGNNHMGCPMPVPGLGSADELPDNDSWKQMWLQDYWQSFDQGEALAAMILRNETSQDKFWDFMHEMYIKRNMNH; from the exons ATGAAGACGAGAGATCCTTGGATTATAGGGAACATGAGATGCTGCGATGTCTTTTGCGTGCTCTACGTGGGCCAATATAGCCCTAAGAGTGGGCATTCTTCATGGCGGACCATCTGGTACTTTATTGCAGGGAGTATCTTACTGACTGGTACTTGGGCTGACTCTGAGCAATGGGACAGTCCTGAACATCTGGATATTTCAGAAGGAGAGGCTATGTGGATGGATTCCACAATTGATGACACCTTTGCAGACCGTCACAATGGAGATCCCATGTATGATGACCAGTTCCCGGAGGATTCCTACATAGAGCAGAGTACCGCAGCAATGCCCGGACAATGGGATCAGTCCTCTTTCCAGCCATCCAGCATGTTGTCCACTGCTGAGCTAGGCACCGTGATGGTGGACTCCTACCGTGGTCCAGGGAACAGCGACGCCAGGAGCAACAAAGAGTTGCCCATTCTTCTGTGGTGGAGCGAGAACCTGTTCCCTCACTTTCCTGGGGACACAGAGCGCATAGACTGTCCCCTAAGTTCCTGCATGGTGACAAAAGATAAGAGAGTAAAACTTCACAAAAGGACTAAATCTATCATCTTCTATGGCACAGACTTCCGAGCATACGAAGCTCCGCTGCCCAGGATGCCGCACCAGACGTGGGCACTGTTCCATGAGGAATCGCCAATGAATAACTATGTGCTGTCACATTTGCCAGGAATCCGTCTCTTTAACTACACTGCCACGTTCAGACGAGAGTCTGATTACCCCCTCACTCTGCAGTGGCTGCCCACAATTGGTTACCTTCAGAACCCAGCAGTGTCTGTAGCTGAAAAAAACAAGTGGCGCCAAAAAGGGTatgcccccatactgtacatgcagTCCCACTGTGACGTTCCGTCAGACAGGGACCGTTATGTGAAAGAGTTAATGAAGTACATTCAG ATTGACTCGTATGGCCAGTGTTTAAAGAACCGCCAATTCTCAAGCAAGAGGCTTGAGGACACTTCAACGGCCACCACAGAAGATGGAGAGTTCATGGCGTTTACTGCAAGATACAAGTTTCACTTGGCAATGGAAAATGCTATATGTGCTGATTATATGACAGAGAAGTTATGGCGGCCCATGCACATAGGGGCAATTCCAGTTTACAGGGGATCCCCTTCTGTTAACGACTGGATGCCCAACAACCATTCCATTATATTAATTGATGACTTTGCAACACCAAAAGAGTTAGCCGCGTTCATCGTTTCTTTGGACAAGGATGATGACTTGTACCTCAGATACTTGGGGTACAAGAAGCCTGGTGGGATAGTAAACAGGCTGCTGCTGGCCAGTATGGAGACCCGAGAATGGGGAGTGAATGATATGACCGCCCCAAACTACCTCAATGGCTTTGAATGCTTTGTGTGTGATCAGGAGAATGATAGAGCCAAAGCGGAGAAGAAACATAAGAAAACCCAGGGAAAAAGTCCGTCTCCAGTGCCACATATCGCTGGGAATAATCACATGGGATGTCCCATGCCGGTGCCCGGTCTAGGAAGTGCAGATGAACTCCCGGATAATGACAG CTGGAAGCAGATGTGGCTACAAGATTACTGGCAAAGTTTTGATCAAGGGGAAGCACTTGCTGCCATGATTCTACGAAATGAAACAAGTCAGGATAAATTCTGGGATTTCATGCATGAAATGTATATAAAAAGAAACATGAATCACTGA